The genomic interval ATATGAATTGGCCGATCCGGATAAGAATTTCATTCAGATTTTCCGGAATGTCTTGCAGGAGAAACGAGGGATTTTCGGTAAGAAGTCAGAAATAAAGAAGCTGCATGTGGGATCGATGGGCTATCCTGGGGGGAAACGAGAGGTGGGTGTCTCTGAAATCAAGAAGGTGCGGAGAATCTGCCGACTGACTGAGGAGCATGGTGTAGACTCGGCGGCGTTTTATGATGAGGCGCAGGCCGTGGATGAGATTATTAATAGGTATCGCAGGTTGTTGCGAAGTCTTGCTGATAAGTGATTGATTTGAGGTTTGATGGGGTTGTTCCGCCTCTTTTGGTGTTCATAGTGTGGATTCTGCCGAACAGGCTGGTGGGGTGGCTTCGAGAGCGGCAATTAGAAGGGGACGGCGCACTGGAACGTGACCATGGCTCCTGTCCCTGGATGCTGGAGGGTGAGCGATTCCGCGTGGAGCATGAGCCGCTCGCCATCGCGCCCATAGAGCCTGTCTCCGACGATGGGGGCTCCGAGCCCCAATGGATGGGAGGCATGAACCCGGAGTTGATGCGTCCTTCCCGTGAGCGGGAAGAAGGCCACGCGTGTACGTCCGTCGCGACGTTCGAGGACTCGCCACTCCGTCACGGCGGGCTTGCCGTGGATGGGGTCGTGAATCTGTCGAGGCCGGTCGTCGAGGTCGACCCGCATCGGGAAGTCGATGCGGCCCTCCTCTCCCTGAACCTGTCCCTCCACCCACGCGACATAGCGTTTGCGCACCTCTCGGTGGACGAACTGGTGTTGCAGCGCCGAATGCGTCCGTGAGTCGAGCGCGGCCACCAGCAACCCCGAGGTGTCCAGGTCCAGGCGATGGACGAGGAGCGGACCCGTGGCCTGCGGATACCGTGCCCGCAACCGGGTGAGCACCGAATCACTCAGCGACGCTTCACGCCCCGGCACCGACAGCAAGCCGTCCGGCTTGTCGATGACCACGAGCCAGGCATCCTCGAACAGGATGGACAACTCACCCGGTGCAACAACCGGGGGCGAGAACGTCCGCGGCGGCGCGACAGCGAGCCCCTCCAACATGAACGGGAGCAGCGGCGCGCACTTGTCACGGCATGAGGCGTAATACGCGCCACTGACGCGTCCACCCGCCGGAGGCGGAGCACCCCACCAGAACTCCGCGAGCGCGAGCGGACGCAGCCCCTGGGCATACGCAGACGCGAGGAGCTTGGGCGCGGCGCAGTCGGCGGCACCGGACGGAGGCTGTCCCTGCTCGAAGAGATGGCGCAACAACCGCGGCTCACCTCGCGCACTGTGGATGACGTAGGTGTCGTGGATGAGCCGCATCACCGCGCGGCTGACCATCTGCCTCAGCCTGTCCATGGCGCGCAGTCGCCGCTCCATGCGCGCGAGCCTCGGCTCGATTCGCTGACGCTCCTCCTGATGCACGGTCTCCATCCGGCGCCGCTCGGCCTTGTCACCTCGGCTCTCCTGGTCCAGTGCATGGAGCGCCGACGGGCCCGTCTCACCACCGGCCTGCGTGAGCTCACTCCTCCGCGCATGGCGTGCCTTGCGACGAACCTCGTGCCGCTCACGCATCGCGGAGAGCTCCGACGCATGTCTCGCCGACTGTTCCTCTTGTTCCGCTCGTAGCGCGAGCAGCTCCGTCGAACTCCGCATCGCCAAGGCACGGGCATGCAGCGCCTTCACCGTGGCTTCGCCCTCGGGCTCAATCCTCGCCCGCCGCTCGCGGTCGAACACGGGAGGCACAAACCCCTCCACATCCCACCGTCCCGCGAGCATCCCCGAGAACGCTCGCAGGAACCCAACGCTCCCATCGGACAACCGCACCACGAGCACGCCGAACATCTTCCCGCCCTCGGCGTCCTCCAGCAGCGACGTGGGCAGCCCCGGCGCCACGAACCCAGCGCGCAGCTCCCGTTGCAGCACCTCCGCGGCCTGCCGCGCCAGCGCCGCCGGGCCCAGCTCATCGAAGGGACTCGGAAACAGCCCTCCCTCATCGGGAGGACTCAGCCGAGGCTCGAAGCGGGTGACTCGCGCGTCCACGGGCCCACCGGTAGCACGAAACCCAGGCCCACGGTGAGCAGGCCTGGGAGGAGCCGTGCCCTCTCTGTCCTACTCGAGCGCCACCTTCCCATCGGGCCGTCGCTGGAACCGGTACAGCACGAAGCCGATGCCCAGCGCGATGGCTCCCGCGATGAGATTCTTCCGCTCCGCGCTCATCGCGAACACGACACACAGCGACGCCGCCGCGACGGGAATCACCGGCCCGCCAGGAATGCGGAACGCATTGGCCGGCTGCTGCAACTTCCGCCGCAGCACGGGCACCGCCACCGCCGTGCCGAAGTACGTCGCCAGCCGAGCCACCACGGAGAGCGTGGCGAGGAGCTCGAACGAGCCCGAGAACGCGAGCGGCAACGCGATACCCGTCTGCAGCAGAATCGCGGCCATCGGCGTCCGGAAGCGTGGGTGCAGCGTGGCGAGCACCGCGGGCCCGAAGCCATCCCTCGCCAGCGCATAGAGATACCGGGGCCCCGCGAGCACCGTGTTGCTGTTGGTGCCCAGGATGGACAGCACCCCACCCACCGTCATCAACATCCCACCCCACCCACCGAGGAACCGCGCGGCCGCGTCCGCCAGCGGCGTCTTCGACTCCACGACCCCCGGCAGTGTCCCCAGCGCCACCCACTGCACCGCCGTGTAGATGAGCGTGACGACACCAATCTGCACCACGAGCGCGAAGGGCACATCGCGACGAGGATTCTTGAACTCACCCGCGGGCGCCGCCGTGTTCTCGAACCCCGCGTAGGCGAAGAGCAGCAGGAGCACCGTCTCCCCCAGATTGCCGTCGGCCCTCGGCGCCACCGAGGTCGCCAGTGGTGTCGACACGAAGAAGAGGCCCACGCCGATGAAGATGAGCAGCGGCACCGTCTTCGTCACCGCGAGGAACACCGCCGTGCGAGCACCGCCCTTCACCCCGATGATGTTGATGGCCGTGAGGACCAGCAGCGGAATCGCAATGGCCAGGCTCTGCCCCACGCCCTCCTTGGCCGAGGGCCACAGGTACCCCAGCGCTCGCGAGAATCCGACGGACAGCGACGCCACCGAGGCGACACGCGCCAGCCATGTCATCCACCCCACCTGGAACCCGACCAGCTCGCCGAAGGCCTCGCGCGTATACAGATACGCGCTGCCAGGCTTGTCGAAGTAGCTGGCTGCCTCCGCGAAACACAACACCAGGAGCAGCACCGCCAACCCCGCGAGCACGACGGCGCCCGTGCTCGCCGAGCCCAGGCTCGCCGCGGCCGCCGCGGGCAACAAATACACGCCACTGCCGATGACGTCGTTGATGGAGAAGCCCACCAGCTCCCATCGGGAGACGGCGCGCCGCATTCCAAGGTCTTGGGGAGTCGAATCGCTTCCAGTCGTCATGGTGGGGTGGGGGAGTCCAGGGTGGACCTGACAGGGAGGTCCACTGGAGCATATGCGGGATGAATCCGCGAATTCAGGGAGCCCCCACTACCCTGTGAGCAGCAACCTGCAACGCAGCCCGCCATTGCGCACGGGCAGGCTTCGCGCTCCGGGAAGCGCCAGCGCCTTGAGCAACGCCGCCTCCTCGGGAACGAGCAGCGCCGCGCGCCAACCCGCGAACCTCTCGCGAACCATCGCGCCGAGCGCCCGATAGAGCCCCGGCAAGTCCTCACCTTCACCCACGCGCTTGCCATAGGGCGGGTTCGCCACCAGCAGGCCCGGGCTCCCCGAAGGCGCCGTCAGCGTGCGCAAGTCCTTGCGCTCCAGCATCAGGGTCAACCCCGCGCGCCGCGCATTCCTCCGCGCCGTGCCCAGCGAACCCGCGTTGAGGTCAAAGCCATACACCGCCGCGCGAGGCTCCTTCAGCGCCTCTGCCTCCGCACGCGCCTTGCGTGCGGCCCATGTGCTCGCGTCGAAGCCTGGGAAGGACTCGAACGCGAAGCCATGCATCAATCCCGGCGCGCGCCGCATGGACATCCATGCTCCCTCCACCAGGAAGGTGCCCGAGCCACACATGGGGTCCACCAGCGGCTGCGTGCCGTCATACCCGGCCAGCATCAGGATGCCCGCCGCGAGGGTCTCCCGCAGCGGCGCGCGGCTGACCTCCTGCCGATAACCACGCCGATGCAAGGGCTCACCGCTCGTGTCGACGCTCACCGTGAAGGAGTCTCCCTCCACGCGAACCAACATCACGAGCCCCGAGCCGCCCTCTTCATCCAGCGCTCCCGCCCCAGCGAGCGCCACCGACGACAAGCCCCACGCCTTCGCCGCCGACTCCAACACGACGTCCGGCCCTGGCACTCCCGTGCGCTTCAAGGCCACCGCCACCCGAGGCGGCGTGCGCCCATCCCACGCACGCGACAGGTCCAACGCGCGCAGGCCGCGTATCAGCGCGCCTTCGTCACTCGCGCGAAACGTCCCCATGCGCAGGAGCACGCGGCTGGCGGTGCGAAGCCGCAGGTTCGCTTCCTGATGCAGCCCCGAGGCTCCCGAGAGCTCCACCCCACCGTCCACCCGGTGGGGCTTGAAGCCCAGCGCGGAGACTTCCGCCTCCAGCGCGGTCTCCAGTCCGGGGAGGGTGGACACGTAGACTTGTTCTTCAGCGCGGTGGGTCGTCACGGGCCGCCCCATTGTCCGTGCTCCGGCGCTGACCGCAATGCCTCATTGCGCAATCACGGTGAGGGCACCGCCGGAGGGTCGGGCAGCAGCGTGAGCGGGGGGCGCGGCGGGGCGTCCGCGTAGACGCCCCGGTACTCGGGCGTCAGCAGCTTCGCCACCCGGCGCATCATCGCATCCACCAGCGCCTGTCTGGGGTCCTCCGCGCCGGCAATCTCCGGCTCCAGGTCCTCCACGCGGAACGAGGGGCCGATACGGATGCGGACGTTCGCGCGATACAGCCGCTCGCCGCCCATGTCCCCGTCGTCGATGGGCATCAGCTTCTCCGTCCCCATCAACGCGATGGGCACCACCGGCACGCCCGCGCGCTTCGCGATGAGTGACACGCCCTTCTTGGCCTGCTGCAGCTCACCCGTCCGGCTGCGCGCGCCCTCAGGGAAGATGAGCACGGAGTCGCCGCCCTTGAGGGTCTCCACCGCCCGGCGCATGGCCTCGATGTCCGGCGAGTTGGGCTTGATGGCAATCGTGTCCATCGTCTCCGACGCCAGCCGTGTCATCACCGTGCTCTGCAGCTTCACGCCCGCCATGAAGTACAGCTTGCGAGGACGGAAGGCGCGAAAGAGCGTGAAGCCATCCGCGTTGGAGAGGTGGTTGCAGATGTAGAGGCAGGGCTCGTCCAGGAGGAAGCCCCGGCCCTCCACCTGCTCTTCAGCCAGCACATCCCACACGCTGTCCATCAGCGTACGCACCACAATGCGCCGGGGGCCTTCCGGCAGTCGGGCCATCAGGGAAAAGAGAATGCGGAGCACGCGTCGGTCGCCTCCACCTCGGGGACGGCCCGAGAGCATGGACCGGCTGGAGCCTGGATGTCCGGCCGTTGTGGCCTGGACTTTCAAGCAGCCCCACTGGCCACCAGAAGATGTAGTGCCATGGGCGTCTCGGGTCAGCGCCCACATGCGTCCCGCCCGCGCCCGCCCGGTGGGCCGTCATGCAGCCAACGCTCCGGACCGACTGGGGGACGAGGTGCCCACCTTGGTGTGACCCGTCCGTGGCCTTCGCTGCCTGTATGAACCCCATCGGCGTGCACCCTGGGTTTGCGCTAAGGGAGGAAGCCTATGAGCGCCGAAGCCACCCCCTCGCGCAGCAGGAAGCCCGTGGAGTACGAGGTCACCGTCGACCGTGTGCGGATGGACACACACGACACCGCCACCCTCTTCCTCGACTTTGGAGACACCCCGCCGGACTACAAGGCCGGGCAGTTCATCAACATCGACCCCCACCAGTTCCTCGCGCTCGGCCGGCTGTCCGCCTATCTCCAGGAGCAGAAGGGGCGCAAGGAGCCGCAGCGCTCGTACTCCATGGCCTCCGCGCCCCACGAGCGGCACGTGGCCATCACCGTGAAGGACGAGGAGTTCATCCCCGGCCTCACCCGCTACCCGCCGCTCCTGTCGCCCTACCTCGTGCACGGCAGGCTCACGGGCGCGCGCATCAAGGTTCTGGGCTTCATGGGGCCGTACGTCCTGCCCGAGGACGTGGACACTCGCACCGACCACGTCGTCCACCTGGTGGCGGGCTCGGGCGCGGTGCCCAACTTCGCCATCCTGAAGGACGCGCTCCACCGGGGCCTCAAGCCGCGTCACACCGTCCTCATGTCCAACAAGTGCTGGGGCGACGTGCTCTTCCGCGAGGAGCTCGAGGCGCTCGAGCGCCAGCACCCGGACCGCGTCCGCCTGGTGCACACGCTCACCCGGGAGCTGGACGAGTCGCGCTTCGGGCCGTCCGTGCGCAAGGGGCGCATCCACCAGGCGCTCCTGGAGGAGCTCATCCCGGACCCGGCCTCCTGCCTCGTCTACGCCTGCGGCCCGGCGATTACGCCGTGGGACCGGCGCAAGGCGCTGGAGACACGCACGCCCGCCACGCCTCGCTTCATGGAGACGGTGCTGGGACACCTGCACGCGCTCGGCATCGAGGACAAGCGCATCAGGCGGGAGACGTACGGGTAGGCGAGAGCGGCAGCACCACCTCGAAGCGGGCGCCTTGCTTGGAGCGGGCGCTCGCGCGGACCTGACCTCCGTGGGCCAGCACCACGCGCTTGACGATGGCCAGCCCCAATCCCCGGCCGTTGGCGCGCGTGAGGAAGAACGGCTCGAAGACGCGGCGCGGGTCCACGTCGGGAATGCCCGGGCCCTCGTCCTCCACCACCAGCCGCACGCCGTCCGGCACCGGCTCCACGCTCAGCCGCACGCGCCCACCGGGAGGCGAGGCCTGCACCGCGTTGCGCACCAGGTGCGTGGCCGCGAGTTGGAGCAGCGTCTCGTCGCCGAGCAGCTCGGGTGTGTCCGGCGCTTCGTCCACCACGAAGCGCAGCGTGGGCCCATCCGGCGGACCATGGAGCTGGCCGAGCGCGCGGCGCACCAGCTCTCCCAGATGTACCGGACGAGGACGCGGCTCCAGCGGACGCACCACGTCCAGCAGGTCCCGCACGATGTCCTCCAGCCGGATGGCCTCCTCCTCCATCATGCCCACCGCGGCGTGCCCCGTGGGGCCCAGGTGGGGCTCGCGCCGCAGCACCGCCACCGCGTTGAGGATGGCGCCCAGGGGATTTCGCACCTCGTGGGCCACCACGCCCGCGGCCTCGCCCAGCACCGTCAGGCGCTCGTGGGCCACCAACTCTCCCTGGAGCCGGGACAGCTCGGCCAGCCGCTCCGAGGCCGTGCGCAGGTGCCTCACGTTCTCCAGCACGCCCCCCACCATCTGCGCGAAGAGCTCCAGCGTGCTCGCGGCGGCGGGCGTGAGGTCCTGTCCTTGCGCGGAGAGGACTCCCAACGGCTGGCCTCCCACGAAGATGGGCGCGTCCAGCGCGCGGAGGCCGGAGGGATAGGTGCGCTGGATGTCCTCGTAGACCTCGCGCGCGTGGACGCGGTGGGCCACGCCGAGCGCATCCTGATGGAACGCCGCCTTGCGCCGCGCGAGCACCTCCTCCAGGTGGGGCAGGGTGCCGAGCGGAATGCGGACCTCTGAAATCGGCGCGCCGTAGAGGCGCTCGGCGAGCGCGACGACGGCCGGCTCCTGGCGCATGGGGCCATGCCGGAACACGTTGCCTTCGACC from Myxococcus stipitatus carries:
- a CDS encoding RluA family pseudouridine synthase, giving the protein MDARVTRFEPRLSPPDEGGLFPSPFDELGPAALARQAAEVLQRELRAGFVAPGLPTSLLEDAEGGKMFGVLVVRLSDGSVGFLRAFSGMLAGRWDVEGFVPPVFDRERRARIEPEGEATVKALHARALAMRSSTELLALRAEQEEQSARHASELSAMRERHEVRRKARHARRSELTQAGGETGPSALHALDQESRGDKAERRRMETVHQEERQRIEPRLARMERRLRAMDRLRQMVSRAVMRLIHDTYVIHSARGEPRLLRHLFEQGQPPSGAADCAAPKLLASAYAQGLRPLALAEFWWGAPPPAGGRVSGAYYASCRDKCAPLLPFMLEGLAVAPPRTFSPPVVAPGELSILFEDAWLVVIDKPDGLLSVPGREASLSDSVLTRLRARYPQATGPLLVHRLDLDTSGLLVAALDSRTHSALQHQFVHREVRKRYVAWVEGQVQGEEGRIDFPMRVDLDDRPRQIHDPIHGKPAVTEWRVLERRDGRTRVAFFPLTGRTHQLRVHASHPLGLGAPIVGDRLYGRDGERLMLHAESLTLQHPGTGAMVTFQCAVPF
- a CDS encoding APC family permease → MRRAVSRWELVGFSINDVIGSGVYLLPAAAAASLGSASTGAVVLAGLAVLLLVLCFAEAASYFDKPGSAYLYTREAFGELVGFQVGWMTWLARVASVASLSVGFSRALGYLWPSAKEGVGQSLAIAIPLLVLTAINIIGVKGGARTAVFLAVTKTVPLLIFIGVGLFFVSTPLATSVAPRADGNLGETVLLLLFAYAGFENTAAPAGEFKNPRRDVPFALVVQIGVVTLIYTAVQWVALGTLPGVVESKTPLADAAARFLGGWGGMLMTVGGVLSILGTNSNTVLAGPRYLYALARDGFGPAVLATLHPRFRTPMAAILLQTGIALPLAFSGSFELLATLSVVARLATYFGTAVAVPVLRRKLQQPANAFRIPGGPVIPVAAASLCVVFAMSAERKNLIAGAIALGIGFVLYRFQRRPDGKVALE
- a CDS encoding RNA methyltransferase; translation: MGRPVTTHRAEEQVYVSTLPGLETALEAEVSALGFKPHRVDGGVELSGASGLHQEANLRLRTASRVLLRMGTFRASDEGALIRGLRALDLSRAWDGRTPPRVAVALKRTGVPGPDVVLESAAKAWGLSSVALAGAGALDEEGGSGLVMLVRVEGDSFTVSVDTSGEPLHRRGYRQEVSRAPLRETLAAGILMLAGYDGTQPLVDPMCGSGTFLVEGAWMSMRRAPGLMHGFAFESFPGFDASTWAARKARAEAEALKEPRAAVYGFDLNAGSLGTARRNARRAGLTLMLERKDLRTLTAPSGSPGLLVANPPYGKRVGEGEDLPGLYRALGAMVRERFAGWRAALLVPEEAALLKALALPGARSLPVRNGGLRCRLLLTG
- a CDS encoding lysophospholipid acyltransferase family protein; its protein translation is MLRILFSLMARLPEGPRRIVVRTLMDSVWDVLAEEQVEGRGFLLDEPCLYICNHLSNADGFTLFRAFRPRKLYFMAGVKLQSTVMTRLASETMDTIAIKPNSPDIEAMRRAVETLKGGDSVLIFPEGARSRTGELQQAKKGVSLIAKRAGVPVVPIALMGTEKLMPIDDGDMGGERLYRANVRIRIGPSFRVEDLEPEIAGAEDPRQALVDAMMRRVAKLLTPEYRGVYADAPPRPPLTLLPDPPAVPSP
- a CDS encoding oxidoreductase, translated to MSAEATPSRSRKPVEYEVTVDRVRMDTHDTATLFLDFGDTPPDYKAGQFINIDPHQFLALGRLSAYLQEQKGRKEPQRSYSMASAPHERHVAITVKDEEFIPGLTRYPPLLSPYLVHGRLTGARIKVLGFMGPYVLPEDVDTRTDHVVHLVAGSGAVPNFAILKDALHRGLKPRHTVLMSNKCWGDVLFREELEALERQHPDRVRLVHTLTRELDESRFGPSVRKGRIHQALLEELIPDPASCLVYACGPAITPWDRRKALETRTPATPRFMETVLGHLHALGIEDKRIRRETYG
- a CDS encoding sensor histidine kinase; translation: MPPDASVSPDDYWLLERLPTPAAVIQGEQVRVANAALAALLGISVEEVKATSVSALIDRFAPVERRWVDAVHEALTGEGPRPAHPLWLRLRAADGRERTMTATFAPGAISEETVLLLHDAAGEDTTHRLIEALGAAASDMLHARSEQEVLESAVEAVHQQGFYAAILLVEGNVFRHGPMRQEPAVVALAERLYGAPISEVRIPLGTLPHLEEVLARRKAAFHQDALGVAHRVHAREVYEDIQRTYPSGLRALDAPIFVGGQPLGVLSAQGQDLTPAAASTLELFAQMVGGVLENVRHLRTASERLAELSRLQGELVAHERLTVLGEAAGVVAHEVRNPLGAILNAVAVLRREPHLGPTGHAAVGMMEEEAIRLEDIVRDLLDVVRPLEPRPRPVHLGELVRRALGQLHGPPDGPTLRFVVDEAPDTPELLGDETLLQLAATHLVRNAVQASPPGGRVRLSVEPVPDGVRLVVEDEGPGIPDVDPRRVFEPFFLTRANGRGLGLAIVKRVVLAHGGQVRASARSKQGARFEVVLPLSPTRTSPA